In Microbacterium galbinum, a single window of DNA contains:
- a CDS encoding FecCD family ABC transporter permease produces the protein MTSEVVTPTPTTRRGLRFALVVIGLLAALVITCIASITSGQYDLSPTDLVGVLLHGIGIDTAWAPSNATDYGVINSIRMPRLVLGLLVGAALAVSGVLMQAIFGNPLADAGVVGVSSGAALGAASSITLGLASFGMWTTPAFAFIGGLVAVLSVYFISRSGGRTEVVTLLLTGIAINAIAGAGMAFLTFIGTTSTREQIVFWQLGSLNGALWQNVALVAPLVAIGIVVALIVAPSLDLFALGERTARHLGLNVELLRITVIVTVALLVCAAVAFAGIIGFAGLVVPHLMRMIIGPAHLPLVIASALGGALLIAVADLVARTAVPLADLPIGMITSLVGGPFFLWLLVRTRRRAGGWA, from the coding sequence ATGACCTCGGAGGTCGTCACCCCGACGCCGACCACGCGCCGGGGGCTGCGCTTCGCGCTGGTCGTCATCGGCCTGCTCGCAGCGCTCGTGATCACCTGCATCGCATCGATCACGAGCGGCCAGTACGACCTCTCCCCCACCGATCTCGTCGGCGTGCTGCTGCACGGCATCGGCATCGACACCGCCTGGGCGCCGTCGAACGCCACCGATTACGGCGTCATCAACAGCATCCGGATGCCGCGGCTGGTGCTCGGCCTGCTCGTCGGCGCCGCACTCGCGGTGTCGGGCGTGCTCATGCAGGCGATCTTCGGCAACCCGCTGGCGGATGCCGGTGTCGTCGGCGTCTCGTCGGGTGCCGCCCTCGGCGCGGCCTCGAGCATCACCCTGGGACTCGCCTCGTTCGGGATGTGGACGACCCCCGCGTTCGCCTTCATCGGCGGACTCGTGGCGGTGCTCTCCGTCTACTTCATCAGCCGTTCGGGCGGGCGCACCGAGGTCGTCACGCTCCTGCTCACGGGTATTGCGATCAACGCGATCGCGGGCGCCGGGATGGCGTTCCTCACGTTCATCGGCACGACCTCGACGCGCGAGCAGATCGTGTTCTGGCAGCTCGGATCACTCAACGGCGCGCTGTGGCAGAACGTCGCCCTCGTCGCACCGCTGGTCGCGATCGGCATCGTCGTGGCGTTGATCGTCGCTCCGAGCCTCGACCTCTTCGCCCTCGGCGAGCGCACCGCACGTCACCTCGGGCTCAACGTCGAACTGCTGCGCATCACGGTCATCGTCACCGTGGCGCTGCTGGTGTGCGCGGCCGTCGCGTTCGCCGGGATCATCGGGTTCGCGGGCCTCGTCGTGCCCCACCTGATGCGCATGATCATCGGCCCCGCGCACCTGCCGCTCGTGATCGCCTCGGCTCTCGGCGGCGCGCTGCTCATCGCCGTGGCCGATCTCGTCGCCCGCACCGCCGTGCCCCTCGCCGACCTGCCGATCGGCATGATCACCTCGCTCGTCGGCGGCCCCTTCTTCCTCTGGCTGCTCGTGCGCACGCGCCGCCGGGCGGGAGGCTGGGCATGA
- a CDS encoding heme ABC transporter ATP-binding protein yields the protein MTVRLRGTGLTVRVGDGRAILDDASIDIHAGQIHALVGPNGAGKSTLFGVLAGDVTAQTGRVELDGAPVTGIRSRTLAQQRAVLLQENTVTFPFTAEQVVRMGRSPWARTPAADDDDAIVATSMGSTEVLPLSARSVTSLSGGERARVALARVIAQSTGILLLDEPTAALDLKHHEDVMRLIGLQAAEGVAVAIVLHDLNAALAHADRVTLLSQGRVVATGAPAEVLTAPRIEEVYGQPVDVFPHPVTGVPLVVARR from the coding sequence ATGACCGTCCGCCTGCGGGGCACCGGGCTCACCGTGCGCGTCGGCGACGGTCGCGCGATCCTCGACGACGCCTCGATCGACATCCACGCCGGGCAGATCCACGCCCTCGTCGGCCCCAACGGCGCCGGCAAATCGACCCTGTTCGGCGTGCTCGCCGGCGACGTGACGGCCCAGACCGGACGGGTCGAGCTCGACGGGGCGCCGGTCACCGGCATCCGTTCGCGCACCCTCGCGCAGCAGCGGGCGGTGCTGCTGCAGGAGAACACCGTCACGTTCCCGTTCACGGCCGAGCAGGTCGTGCGCATGGGGCGCTCGCCCTGGGCGCGCACTCCCGCGGCCGACGACGACGACGCGATCGTCGCGACCTCGATGGGATCCACCGAGGTGCTGCCGCTCAGCGCGCGCTCGGTCACGTCTCTGTCGGGCGGCGAGCGCGCCCGCGTGGCGCTGGCCCGCGTGATCGCGCAGAGCACCGGCATCCTGCTGCTCGACGAACCCACCGCCGCCCTCGACCTCAAGCACCACGAAGACGTCATGAGGCTCATCGGACTGCAGGCGGCCGAGGGCGTCGCCGTCGCGATCGTGCTGCACGACCTCAACGCCGCACTGGCGCATGCCGACCGTGTCACCCTGCTGTCGCAGGGGCGCGTGGTCGCCACCGGCGCCCCCGCCGAGGTGCTCACGGCGCCGCGCATCGAAGAGGTCTACGGTCAGCCCGTCGACGTCTTCCCCCACCCCGTCACGGGGGTTCCGCTGGTGGTCGCGCGCCGCTAG
- a CDS encoding sterol carrier family protein, whose product MAKKIDIVDGRTALDVVKQADAAGEKPPRPALATAVRYLLQLLDEKAPGNSVEVRVPPFGAVQVIQGPRHTRGTPPNVVEMDAATWLAVALGEEQWADAAASGRIAASGTRADLVDVLPLRP is encoded by the coding sequence ATGGCCAAGAAGATCGACATCGTCGACGGACGCACGGCGCTCGACGTCGTGAAGCAGGCGGACGCCGCGGGCGAGAAGCCTCCGCGTCCCGCCCTCGCCACGGCCGTGCGGTATCTGCTGCAGCTGCTCGACGAGAAGGCGCCGGGCAACAGCGTCGAGGTGCGGGTGCCGCCGTTCGGCGCGGTGCAGGTCATCCAGGGTCCGCGGCACACGCGCGGCACGCCCCCGAACGTGGTCGAGATGGATGCCGCGACGTGGCTCGCGGTCGCGCTGGGCGAGGAGCAGTGGGCGGATGCCGCGGCATCCGGTCGCATCGCCGCCTCGGGCACGCGCGCCGACCTCGTCGATGTGCTCCCGCTGCGCCCGTAG
- a CDS encoding NUDIX hydrolase, whose amino-acid sequence MSMHPEGARAELLAAASGHGWSGPFPALLDPENAHDAAVLILFGVLDREPAVVPDAAVARDLDVLLQRRAPTLSSHPGQVSFPGGRVEPRDADAAATALREAEEETGLDPEGVDVLATLPEIPLAASNHRVTPVLGWWRTPSRVAAIDHAETVEVFRVPVAQLLDPATRYTSVRTFGDRTFRAPAFDVDGTIVWGFTAMVLSGIFDAAGWTVPWNVADERPV is encoded by the coding sequence ATGAGCATGCATCCCGAGGGCGCCCGCGCCGAGCTGCTCGCCGCGGCATCCGGGCACGGCTGGAGCGGCCCCTTCCCCGCACTCCTCGATCCCGAGAACGCGCACGATGCGGCGGTGCTCATCCTGTTCGGTGTGCTCGATCGCGAACCGGCCGTGGTGCCCGATGCGGCCGTCGCGCGCGACCTCGACGTGCTGCTGCAGCGCCGCGCCCCCACGCTCTCGTCGCATCCGGGTCAGGTGTCGTTCCCGGGCGGTCGGGTCGAGCCGAGAGATGCGGATGCCGCCGCCACCGCGCTCCGCGAAGCAGAAGAGGAGACCGGACTCGACCCGGAGGGCGTCGACGTGCTGGCGACCCTGCCCGAGATCCCCCTGGCGGCCAGCAACCATCGCGTCACCCCGGTGCTGGGGTGGTGGCGCACGCCGTCGCGGGTGGCGGCGATCGATCACGCCGAGACGGTGGAGGTGTTCCGGGTGCCGGTGGCGCAGCTGCTCGACCCGGCGACGCGGTACACCTCGGTGCGCACGTTCGGCGACCGCACGTTCCGGGCTCCGGCGTTCGACGTCGACGGCACGATCGTGTGGGGCTTCACGGCCATGGTGCTCAGCGGCATCTTCGACGCGGCCGGGTGGACCGTGCCGTGGAACGTCGCCGACGAGCGGCCGGTCTGA
- the purD gene encoding phosphoribosylamine--glycine ligase, producing MKILVLGSGAREHAIILALRAEKAEHEIFVSPGNAGIAQDATPVAVDVLDGGAVTAFANEHAIDLVVIGPEAPLVAGVADALRERGIPVFGPGKAAAQLEGSKAFAKRIMDSAGVPTGRAVRATTVAEVEAAFDDLGAPHVVKADGLAAGKGVIVTSDRAEALAHAEQYLPAGPVLVEEFLSGPEVSLFFLSDGDTVRALSPAQDFKRALDGDAGPNTGGMGAYSPLPWLAEQFGSEQEFVAEVTRDVAVPVIRQLDAEGTPFIGLLYAGLILTPAGVRVIEFNARFGDPETQVVLPRLVTPLSELLFAAASGTLEDQPEPVFSDDVAITVVLASEGYPEAPQTGRPIENLADAAAVEGVRIVHAATAGPDAPGGDLLATGGRVLNVVATASDFGTARARAYDAIGRIRLEGAHYRGDIAARVAE from the coding sequence GTGAAGATCCTCGTCCTCGGTTCCGGTGCCCGTGAGCACGCGATCATCCTCGCTCTGCGAGCAGAGAAAGCGGAGCACGAGATCTTCGTCTCCCCCGGCAACGCCGGCATCGCACAGGATGCGACACCCGTCGCGGTCGACGTGCTCGACGGCGGCGCGGTGACCGCGTTCGCGAACGAGCACGCGATCGACCTCGTCGTCATCGGCCCCGAGGCACCGCTGGTCGCTGGTGTCGCCGACGCGCTGCGCGAGCGCGGCATCCCGGTCTTCGGCCCGGGCAAGGCGGCGGCCCAGCTCGAGGGTTCGAAGGCCTTCGCCAAGCGCATCATGGACTCCGCGGGTGTTCCCACGGGCCGCGCGGTGAGGGCGACCACGGTCGCCGAGGTCGAGGCGGCGTTCGACGACCTCGGTGCCCCGCACGTCGTGAAGGCCGACGGTCTCGCCGCCGGCAAGGGCGTCATCGTCACCTCCGACCGTGCCGAGGCCCTCGCTCACGCCGAGCAGTATCTGCCCGCCGGTCCGGTGCTCGTCGAGGAGTTCCTCTCCGGCCCCGAGGTCTCGCTCTTCTTCCTCAGCGACGGCGACACCGTGCGCGCCCTCAGCCCCGCGCAGGACTTCAAGCGCGCGCTCGACGGCGACGCCGGCCCCAACACGGGCGGCATGGGCGCCTACTCGCCGCTGCCCTGGCTCGCCGAGCAGTTCGGAAGCGAGCAGGAGTTCGTCGCCGAGGTCACGCGCGACGTGGCCGTGCCCGTGATCCGCCAGCTCGACGCCGAGGGCACCCCCTTCATCGGCCTGCTCTACGCCGGCCTCATCCTCACCCCCGCGGGTGTGCGCGTGATCGAGTTCAACGCCCGCTTCGGCGACCCCGAGACACAGGTCGTGCTGCCGCGCCTGGTCACGCCCCTGTCGGAGCTGCTGTTCGCCGCGGCATCCGGCACCCTCGAAGACCAGCCCGAGCCCGTCTTCAGCGACGACGTCGCGATCACCGTGGTGCTCGCGAGCGAGGGCTACCCCGAGGCCCCGCAGACCGGTCGCCCGATCGAGAACCTCGCGGATGCCGCGGCCGTCGAGGGCGTGCGCATCGTGCACGCCGCGACGGCGGGTCCGGATGCTCCGGGCGGAGACCTGCTCGCCACCGGTGGTCGCGTGCTCAACGTGGTGGCGACGGCATCCGATTTCGGCACTGCCCGCGCTCGCGCGTACGACGCGATCGGACGCATCCGTCTGGAGGGCGCGCACTACCGCGGCGACATCGCCGCCCGCGTCGCCGAATGA
- a CDS encoding GNAT family N-acetyltransferase, translating to MTVQLVRPTADLLDSWAAAVAEFGEGHVDGSGLTAPVTPDRATLDALIADAERLADTSIAPPADRVHNDLYWVVDGDEVVGFLSFRHTLNEWLAEAGGHIGYSVRASRRREGIASAALALGLERAREIGLQRVLITCDVDNEGSYRTIERAGGVLQDISDQSARAQGMLRRYWVAL from the coding sequence ATGACCGTGCAGCTCGTTCGACCGACCGCCGACCTCCTCGACTCTTGGGCAGCCGCCGTGGCGGAGTTCGGCGAGGGGCATGTCGACGGGTCGGGTCTGACGGCTCCCGTGACGCCCGACCGAGCGACTCTGGATGCCCTGATCGCGGATGCCGAGCGCCTCGCCGACACCTCGATCGCCCCGCCCGCCGACCGGGTGCACAACGACCTGTACTGGGTGGTCGACGGAGACGAGGTCGTGGGCTTCCTGTCGTTCCGGCACACGCTCAACGAGTGGCTCGCCGAGGCCGGCGGGCACATCGGCTACTCGGTGCGGGCCTCACGTCGCCGCGAGGGGATCGCGTCGGCCGCGCTCGCGCTCGGCCTCGAGCGAGCGCGAGAGATCGGCCTGCAGCGGGTGCTGATCACCTGTGACGTCGACAACGAGGGGTCGTACCGCACGATCGAGCGTGCCGGCGGAGTGCTGCAAGACATCAGCGACCAGTCGGCGCGCGCCCAGGGGATGCTGCGGCGCTACTGGGTCGCGCTGTAG
- a CDS encoding amino acid ABC transporter ATP-binding protein, translating to MSKIAVQNLHKSFGSNEVLKGIDLTVDDGEVVAVIGPSGSGKSTLLRCLNKLEEPTSGKVVIDGVDLTDKSVKLDEVRQRIGMVFQHFNLFPHMTVLENITLAPIELGRLSKSKARERALALLERVGLSEKADAKPASLSGGQKQRVAIARALAMDPEIMLFDEATSALDPEMVGEVLQVIRDLAEGGMTMVLVTHEMGFAREVSDRTVFMDGGVVVEEAAPAELFEAPKNERLKEFLSKVL from the coding sequence ATGAGCAAGATCGCCGTGCAGAACCTGCACAAGTCGTTCGGAAGCAACGAGGTGCTCAAGGGCATCGATCTGACGGTCGACGACGGCGAGGTCGTCGCGGTCATCGGGCCCTCGGGTTCGGGCAAATCGACGCTGCTGCGCTGCCTCAACAAGCTCGAGGAGCCCACGTCGGGCAAGGTCGTCATCGACGGCGTCGACCTCACCGACAAGAGCGTCAAGCTCGACGAGGTGCGCCAGCGCATCGGCATGGTCTTCCAGCACTTCAACCTGTTCCCGCACATGACGGTGCTCGAGAACATCACGCTCGCGCCGATCGAGCTGGGTCGCCTGTCGAAGTCGAAGGCCCGCGAGCGCGCGCTGGCCCTGCTCGAGCGGGTCGGCCTGTCGGAGAAGGCGGATGCCAAGCCCGCCTCGCTCTCGGGCGGTCAGAAGCAGCGCGTGGCGATCGCCCGTGCGCTCGCGATGGACCCCGAGATCATGCTGTTCGACGAGGCCACCAGTGCCCTCGACCCCGAGATGGTGGGGGAGGTGCTGCAGGTCATCCGCGATCTAGCCGAGGGCGGCATGACGATGGTGCTCGTGACGCACGAGATGGGCTTCGCCCGCGAGGTCTCCGACCGCACGGTCTTCATGGACGGCGGCGTCGTCGTCGAGGAGGCCGCACCGGCCGAGCTGTTCGAGGCACCCAAGAACGAGCGCCTGAAGGAGTTCCTCTCGAAGGTGCTGTAG
- a CDS encoding amino acid ABC transporter substrate-binding protein/permease, whose protein sequence is MIPHPSSLRARLRRLARTTGAAVLATAVAGAALLGGAAPATAADGETYVIGTDTTFAPFEFTNSDGELVGIDMDLLRAIADDQGFEVEIRQLGFDAALQALQSNQVDAVMAGMSITEERQQTFDFSEPYFTSGIQLGVLESSDIDSLDDLDGKTVAVKTGTQGQTFAEDNQDEYGFRITPYSDTTDMVDAVKANQAVGYFEDFPVLAYGIQQGSGFRLVGEPELGGEYGFAVNKGMNPELIEKFNAGLANLQESGEYDEIVDTYLSAGEASAQPTDIISVAVKYWPALMSGLWLTILATLVALVAAFVLGIVFGFGRLSKFLPFRWIATAYVFVFRGTPILVQAFFVFFAIPQLFPGLQFNPFVAGAITLSLNTGAYMTEIIRGGIQAVDPGQNEASRSLGLGHWKTMQKVVLPQAFRIMIPSFVNQGIITLKDTSLISVIGLAELTFQSRQIIASTYLSAQVLTIVAIIYFVVITLLTLLANRLERKFNA, encoded by the coding sequence GTGATCCCACACCCCTCTTCCCTGCGCGCCCGGCTCCGCCGCCTCGCCCGCACGACCGGAGCCGCCGTGCTCGCGACCGCCGTCGCGGGCGCCGCGCTGCTCGGCGGAGCCGCCCCCGCCACGGCCGCCGACGGTGAGACGTACGTCATCGGCACCGACACGACCTTCGCGCCGTTCGAGTTCACGAACTCCGACGGCGAGCTCGTCGGCATCGACATGGACCTGCTCCGCGCGATCGCCGACGACCAGGGCTTCGAGGTCGAGATCCGCCAGCTCGGATTCGACGCGGCCCTGCAGGCCCTGCAGTCGAACCAGGTGGATGCCGTCATGGCCGGTATGTCGATCACCGAGGAGCGTCAGCAGACGTTCGACTTCAGCGAGCCGTACTTCACCAGCGGCATCCAGCTCGGCGTTCTCGAGTCGAGCGACATCGATTCGCTCGACGACCTCGACGGCAAGACCGTCGCGGTGAAGACCGGTACCCAGGGCCAGACCTTCGCCGAGGACAACCAGGACGAGTACGGCTTCCGCATCACGCCCTACTCCGACACGACCGACATGGTGGATGCCGTCAAGGCGAACCAGGCCGTCGGCTACTTCGAGGACTTCCCGGTGCTGGCGTACGGCATCCAGCAGGGCTCCGGTTTCCGTCTCGTGGGCGAGCCCGAGCTCGGCGGCGAGTACGGTTTCGCGGTCAACAAGGGCATGAACCCCGAGCTGATCGAGAAGTTCAACGCCGGGCTGGCGAACCTGCAGGAGAGCGGCGAGTACGACGAGATCGTGGACACCTACCTCAGCGCGGGCGAGGCATCCGCCCAGCCGACCGACATCATCTCCGTCGCCGTGAAGTACTGGCCGGCGCTGATGAGCGGACTCTGGCTGACGATCCTCGCGACGCTCGTCGCCCTCGTCGCCGCCTTCGTGCTCGGCATCGTGTTCGGCTTCGGACGCCTCTCGAAGTTCCTGCCGTTCCGGTGGATCGCGACCGCCTACGTGTTCGTGTTCCGCGGCACCCCGATCCTGGTGCAGGCGTTCTTCGTCTTCTTCGCCATCCCGCAGCTGTTCCCGGGCCTGCAGTTCAACCCGTTCGTGGCCGGAGCGATCACGCTCTCGCTCAACACGGGTGCGTATATGACCGAGATCATCCGCGGCGGCATCCAGGCCGTCGACCCCGGTCAGAACGAGGCATCGCGGTCGCTGGGTCTCGGCCACTGGAAGACCATGCAGAAGGTCGTGCTGCCGCAGGCGTTCCGCATCATGATCCCGTCATTCGTGAACCAGGGCATCATCACCCTCAAGGACACGTCGCTGATCAGCGTCATCGGCCTCGCCGAGCTGACGTTCCAGTCGCGTCAGATCATCGCCTCGACCTATCTGTCGGCGCAGGTGCTGACGATCGTCGCCATCATCTACTTCGTCGTGATCACGCTGCTGACGCTGCTCGCGAACCGCCTCGAGAGGAAGTTCAACGCATGA
- a CDS encoding DHA2 family efflux MFS transporter permease subunit, giving the protein MTDSRQAVGPQTGPFAAGQAPKSPWPALWALVIGFFMILVDTTIVSVANPAIKAALDPNTNNLDNVVWVTSAYLLTYAVPLLITGRLGDRFGPKNIYLIGLAIFTAASLWCGLSSSLEGLIAARAVQGLGAAFMTPQTMAVITRTFPPERRGAAMGLWGATAGVATLVGPLLGGVLVDGLGWEWIFFVNLPVGVIAFVAAWILVPKLKTHPHRFDILGVVLSAVAIFLVVFGLQEGEKYDWGVIWGPISVWGMIIAGIVVLAIFIVQQWKTKSEALVPLELFKDRNFSGANVAIAAVGFTVTSMSLPLMFFLQTARGLTPTEAALLMIPMAVLSGVLAPVAGKILDRTDPRIILIPGLLAVSGALFWYSSLVNMDTPIWMFLFPSALMGLGNAGMWGPLATTATRMLPMRQAGAGAGIYNTTRTIGSVVGSAAIATFMQARLEANLPGMDDAGGSIGSGGTLPDVVAEGFSTGMSQAILLPACVILVALIASLFLRGAPKHPTV; this is encoded by the coding sequence ATGACCGATTCCCGACAGGCCGTCGGCCCCCAGACCGGCCCCTTCGCCGCGGGGCAGGCACCGAAGAGCCCCTGGCCCGCCCTCTGGGCGCTCGTCATCGGCTTCTTCATGATCCTCGTCGACACGACGATCGTCTCGGTCGCGAACCCCGCGATCAAGGCCGCCCTCGACCCGAACACCAACAACCTCGACAACGTCGTGTGGGTGACCAGTGCTTACCTGCTCACCTACGCCGTGCCGCTGCTGATCACCGGCCGCCTCGGCGACCGCTTCGGACCGAAGAACATCTACCTCATCGGACTCGCGATCTTCACCGCGGCATCCCTCTGGTGCGGTCTGTCGAGCTCGCTCGAGGGCTTGATCGCGGCCCGCGCCGTGCAGGGTCTCGGCGCCGCGTTCATGACCCCGCAGACCATGGCCGTCATCACCCGCACCTTCCCGCCCGAGCGCCGCGGCGCGGCCATGGGCCTGTGGGGTGCGACCGCCGGTGTCGCGACGCTCGTCGGCCCGCTGCTCGGCGGCGTGCTCGTCGACGGCCTCGGCTGGGAGTGGATCTTCTTCGTCAACCTGCCCGTCGGCGTGATCGCCTTCGTCGCCGCGTGGATCCTCGTGCCCAAGCTCAAGACGCACCCGCACCGCTTCGACATCCTCGGCGTCGTGCTGAGCGCCGTCGCGATCTTCCTCGTGGTCTTCGGCCTGCAGGAGGGTGAGAAGTACGACTGGGGCGTCATCTGGGGCCCGATCTCGGTGTGGGGCATGATCATCGCCGGCATCGTGGTGCTCGCGATCTTCATCGTGCAGCAGTGGAAGACGAAGTCCGAGGCGCTCGTGCCGCTGGAGCTCTTCAAGGACCGCAACTTCTCGGGAGCGAACGTCGCGATCGCCGCGGTGGGCTTCACGGTGACGAGCATGTCGCTGCCGCTGATGTTCTTCCTGCAGACGGCCCGGGGGCTCACCCCGACCGAAGCGGCGCTGCTGATGATCCCGATGGCGGTGCTCTCGGGAGTGCTGGCTCCGGTCGCGGGCAAGATCCTCGACCGCACCGACCCCCGCATCATCCTGATCCCGGGTCTGCTCGCCGTCTCGGGAGCCCTGTTCTGGTACTCGTCGCTGGTGAACATGGACACCCCGATCTGGATGTTCCTGTTCCCCTCCGCCCTCATGGGCCTCGGTAACGCCGGTATGTGGGGTCCGCTCGCGACGACCGCCACCCGGATGCTCCCGATGCGCCAGGCCGGCGCGGGCGCGGGCATCTACAACACCACCCGCACGATCGGATCGGTGGTCGGATCGGCCGCGATCGCCACGTTCATGCAGGCGCGCCTCGAGGCGAACCTGCCCGGCATGGACGACGCCGGCGGGTCGATCGGCTCGGGTGGAACCCTTCCGGATGTCGTCGCCGAGGGCTTCTCGACGGGCATGTCGCAGGCGATCCTGCTGCCGGCCTGCGTGATCCTCGTCGCGCTCATCGCGTCGCTGTTCCTGCGCGGTGCGCCGAAGCATCCGACCGTCTGA
- a CDS encoding PadR family transcriptional regulator — translation MKDPIDTLTPMGVMVLALLREGDMHPYEMVRLLRSRQDDRLLTITNGTLYHTVARLQKTGLIDEIGIDRDGNRPERTTYTLTDAGRDTVIAWVRRELPRTDSETDFRIALAEAHNLERDDVTALLRERRSALVDSHVAHRDGLRAAHERGTPAQVLVEIERQEALLEAEVRWLDTLLTRLDGDGLRWGPNDFDDTDRYIAQRKAAQQ, via the coding sequence ATGAAGGATCCGATCGACACGCTCACACCCATGGGTGTGATGGTGCTCGCGCTGCTGCGCGAGGGCGACATGCACCCCTATGAGATGGTCCGTCTGCTGCGCAGCCGTCAGGACGACCGCCTGCTCACGATCACCAACGGGACGCTCTACCACACGGTCGCGCGCCTGCAGAAGACCGGCCTGATCGACGAGATCGGCATCGATCGCGACGGCAACCGTCCCGAGCGCACCACCTACACGCTGACCGATGCCGGTCGCGACACCGTCATCGCGTGGGTGCGCCGCGAACTGCCCCGCACCGACAGCGAGACCGACTTCCGCATTGCGCTCGCCGAAGCGCACAATCTCGAGCGCGATGACGTCACCGCGCTGTTGCGCGAGCGTCGTTCCGCTCTCGTCGACAGCCACGTGGCCCACCGCGACGGGCTCCGCGCAGCACACGAACGGGGTACTCCCGCGCAGGTGCTCGTCGAAATAGAACGCCAGGAGGCACTGCTCGAGGCCGAGGTGCGCTGGCTCGACACCCTCCTCACCCGACTCGACGGCGACGGGCTCCGCTGGGGCCCGAACGACTTCGACGACACAGACCGCTACATCGCTCAGCGAAAGGCTGCACAGCAATGA
- a CDS encoding response regulator, which produces MTGFDDSPVRVLIVDDEPLIRSGFRFVLGADPSIEVVAEASDGAAAIELVRTHRPDVVLMDVRMPVMDGPEATAAIVAESGARVLAMTSLDAEGQLVRMLIAGALGYLLKDESPTRIIDAVRRTAAGESVFSAQSTAQLVRRAVEGEQGQGRAAAVARISVLTERERDVAVRVASGATNQEIGAALHIAPGTVKTHLEQVFAKLAVRNRVQVGVLLERAGHGPIDV; this is translated from the coding sequence GTGACCGGCTTCGACGACTCCCCCGTGCGGGTGCTGATCGTCGATGACGAACCCCTCATCCGCAGCGGATTCCGTTTCGTGCTCGGTGCCGACCCGTCGATCGAGGTCGTCGCCGAGGCATCCGACGGCGCCGCCGCGATCGAGCTCGTGCGCACGCACCGACCTGACGTGGTGCTCATGGACGTGCGGATGCCGGTGATGGACGGGCCCGAAGCGACCGCCGCCATCGTGGCCGAATCGGGCGCGCGAGTGCTCGCGATGACGAGCCTCGACGCCGAGGGGCAGCTCGTACGGATGCTGATCGCCGGGGCGCTCGGTTACCTCCTGAAGGACGAGTCGCCGACGCGCATCATCGATGCGGTGCGACGCACCGCCGCGGGCGAGAGCGTGTTCTCGGCGCAGAGCACGGCGCAGCTGGTGCGACGCGCGGTCGAGGGCGAGCAGGGGCAGGGGCGCGCCGCGGCGGTCGCCCGGATCTCGGTGCTCACCGAGCGCGAGCGCGATGTCGCCGTGCGGGTGGCTTCGGGCGCCACGAACCAGGAGATCGGCGCGGCGCTGCACATCGCCCCGGGCACAGTGAAGACGCATCTCGAGCAGGTCTTCGCCAAGCTCGCGGTGCGCAATCGCGTGCAGGTCGGTGTGCTCCTCGAACGCGCGGGGCACGGACCGATCGACGTCTGA